The Bdellovibrio sp. ZAP7 DNA segment TATTATCATTGGATTTTGAGTCACAACCAACAACAGCTAAAGTCACAACCATCACCGAAACTAATGATTTGAATGTGTTCACAGCGCGCTCCGATTATTAGGTAGAGAGACAACACGCGCAATTTATACCATACAATGTAAAAAGCCTCAGGGTTCCCTGAGGCTCTTTGCAATGCTTTCCTGATTGTACAAACTTTGGACAGGTCAGCCCTGCTCCAAAGGCCTTTAAAGCGCTTTAATCGTTTTACGGATCCAAGTGAGCTGAGACTTCACATAAACCGAGCCACCTATGTAACCGCAGGGATCCTTTTCAATGCCTTCTACAAACGAATTGATCCCAGCTACCTGCATTTCATTTCCCACCTGACAAAGACCGGTCCCCCCAGAATCGCCACTGCAAGTTCCGTTATGAGGCTGCTGGATAATGAGCAGATTGCCACTGCGAATGCTGACGTCATCCATGTCCTTCGTAGTCATACGCAGATATCCAGCATCGTCACCATTGGAACTGGTAATACAATATCCAACCAAGGTCACAGTGTCTGAAGTGACCTCTTTGGGCGTGGTAATCATCATGTGCCTTAAAAGAATTTGCGACGAGATATATCACAAAAACAAAAGAGCCTTGGAAATCCCAAGGCTCTTTGCAATGCTTATCGGAATGTAAAAAAATTTACCAGCCGACTTGCTGGCAATAGTTCGTTCTAACGATATAATTTAGAGCTGAGACCTGGGCTTTCAAACCCACTTGATCTTTTTCAACGTAAACGAAAGTTTTTCGGTCAACAGATTTGAACATCATGACGTTTTCGTCGGAGTTTTGGTAATCGTAATTGACTGTTTTAGTCACCAGCGTTTCGCCCTGACCGGTGATTTTCATGGTCATAGAATCACGACAATCTTGAATCAACGTGACTGTGTCTGCACCTTGAAGATCGCCTGAAGTAATCGGACAGCGGTAAATTCCCGATGCCATTGAAGTTGAAGTAGCAAGTAATACTGCGGCCGATAAAATCAAAGACTTCATACAAACTCCCTTTTTAAGATATCTATGAAGTCCATGGTGAGGGAAGAAGCGGCCTTACGCCACCCCTTCTGCGCCGTTACATTTATTTGATTACGGCAATGGATATGCAGACAATCGGTTGTCACCGCTTCGCTTAATATCTATCCTTAAATCACTAACAACCAAGGATTAAGCCATGCGCATCTCAACTTTGATTCTTTTAATTGCGACTTTTATGGGTGTTCCCGCGGGCGCGGCTGGCAACGAAGTTTCGGTAACAACTAAGGGCGATGACAAACTTAGTATTCCTGGTGTTGCAGAGGTTGAGATTCCAGAAAAGTGTTTTAAAGACAAAACCAAAATCACTCTAAATAAGACTGCTCTAAAAGAAGCCATCGAGGACTTTAATGCGCACTATGAAGGAAAAGACCGTGTTCCTTATGAAGTTCGTATTAATACAGGTAAAACTTTGCCGGAATGTGCATTTAAATTGAAAATGACCGTTCCGTCTGAGTTCGCAAAAAAGTCGACCGATAAAAATGCAGAACCTGCGCTGTATGGCCAAGAGTTCACGCGCACCGAAACGGAAACTTACGATATCTTTCAAGTGGTCACGGCCGACTTTGACGCAAAAAAGGAAACTTTATCTGGCGAGATCTCGCCTAGGCTTTTTACAAATGAAAGAACCAAAGACGATACCTATGAAGCGGTCTTTGTTATTTCCCAGGACTTAAAATTCATGCCGCCACAAGAAGATCTTCTGCCTTTGCCAAAATCAGAAGTTGCTAACGACGCTTATATCATCGCGGATGCACAGTTTGAACGCCAGGACTTTACTGCAGCCAATCCTCTGGATGAAAAACGAAACGACCTCCCCGTCACTTTTCACCGAATTAAAAGCGGCAAAGGGACCGTTATTGCTCTAAGAATATTCGATCCGATGGATACAACGACTGCCGACGACGAGATCTTTGAGAAAGTCACCATCTGGATGGAGCAATGGAAGTCAGGAACTTACACTTTCGGTAAAGACAAAATGACAGCCTTCTATGCGAGAGGTGGATCGGCTTGGCCAAAAGCTGAATGCGGCTATGTACTTGATAATGGCACCTTGAGAATCACGGAAGGTAGAGATGGAAAAACCGAAATTACAATCTCAACCGAAGTAAAATGCAACAATCCATTCCAAAAAGGGAACTTCAAAATCGCCAAGACTTTCAGCGCTAAAAAAATCACCGCAAAAGAAGTCACACCTTGGATTGGCAAAAAGGGCGAGCATATTTACGACGAAACCTACATCAGAAGAGGAGCCATGTAACCATGGCTCCGAAAAGCGCGGCTCGACCAGCCACCGAGGTTTAAGCGATAGGAAGTACATCCAAGTCTTTAGGTTTGATCTTGCGTAGGTCCTCCGGGATCGCTTTTAGAATCGCCTCACCCAAAGCATCGACTAGTTCACTCTTATAGTGTTCACGACGACATACTAAACCGATTTCACGGGCTGGAATGGGGCGTTCGAATTGCACGACCTGGCTGCGATCCCCCACGGTGTGGGTCGCGAGTTGTGGCAACAGAGTATATCCACCATAAAGATCGACCAAGTTTTTCAAAGTTTCCAACGAACCACTTTCGAACTTGTACTTACGTTCCGTACCCTTTTTCTTTTTGATGGAACACAAATCTAAAACCTGATTACGCAGGCAGTGACCTTCTTCAAGTAACCAAATGTCATCCATGGATAAGGAATGATATTTGATCTTTTTCTGTTGCGCATATTCATGGTTCTTATCGCATAAGACATAAAACGGTTCATAGTACAGCGGATACTCAAACATCCCTGCGATCTGCGTGGGAGTTGCTAGCACCCCCACGTCGATTTCATCCTTATTCAAAGCTTCGATAATTTGATCTGTCTGCATTTCTTTAATATTCAGCTCCAGATCTGGAAGCATCTCCACACAAACTGGCAAAAGTCGTGGCAATAAATATGGTGCAATCGTCGGAATGATCGCGACGGTCAAAGTCCCCTTACGAGAACCCTTCGTTCCCTCCAACAGAATCGATTCGATTTTGCGCGCCTCAAACAGGACCGTCTGCATTTGAGAAATAAGTTTCTTACCAGCGTCCGTCAGCAGAATAGGTTTTTTCGAGCGGTCAAAAATCACCACTCCCAGCTCATCTTCGAGCTTTTGAATTTGCATACTCAGAGTGGGCTGCGTCACGTGACAGGCCTCTGCGGCCTTCGCAAAGTGTCCATACTTATGGACAGCCATCACATATTCGAGCTGCGTCAAAGAAAAGTTCACCTTTAATTTCACCGTAAACCCCTTGTCTTATAAGGATTCTACGCCGATAGATAAAATCTATCAAGGTATATTTATAATCTATTTTACTAATGGATCCAGATCTTCTAGTCTAATCAAGTACCACAGTTATTGATCCGAAAGGGTCCACTATAAACACCGCTATTCTTAAGGAGAATACATGCAAACATTGATCAACACGCAAGTGCCTGACTTTAAAGTTCAAGCTTATCACCACAACGATTTCAAAACTGTTACTTCTAATGACATTAAAGGCAAATGGTCTATTTTCTTCTTCTACCCAGCTGACTTTACATTCGTGTGCCCTACTGAACTAGGTGACATGGCTGACAAATACGCTGACTTCCAAAAATTGGGCGTAGAAGTATACGGCGTATCTACTGACACTCACTTCACGCACAAAGCTTGGCATGATGCTTCTGATACAATCAAAAAAATCAAATACCCAATGTTGGCAGACCCTACATTCCAATTGACTCGCGCATTCGGCGTTCACATTGAAGAAGAAGGTTTGGCTTACCGTGGTACTTTCTTGGTAAACCCAGCTGGTAAAATCGTATTGGCTGAAGTTCAAGACAACGGTATCGGCCGTAACGCTGATGAATTGTTCCGTAAAGTTCAAGCGGCTCAATACATCGCTGCAAATCCAGGCGAAGTTTGCCCAGCTAAATGGACTCCAGGTAAATCTACTTTGAAACCTGGTTTGGACCTTGTTGGTAAAATTTAATTCTTAGATTTTTGAACGTTCTACTTCGACGCGAGTCGAAGTGTATAATTCGGCTGGTGCGGCGGCTCTCTCATCCGCACCAGCTCTCCATGCGACGATTTTAAAGGTTCTATTCAACTTTGGATGGCAGCTTTAAAGTCGTTTTTTATTAAAGGAGGCCACTCATGTTAGATCAATCACTCCGCGAACAGCTAGTCTCTGTATTCGGCAAACTTGAAAAGCCGGTCGAGCTCATCATCGATAACAGCCCCCACGAAGATCACAAAGACCTTCTTGAAATGTTGAATGATGTTGCTGAAACATCTCCAAATATTACTATTAAAGAGTCTGGCAACACTTCGCCAGTTCCAGCTTTCCAAATTGCTTATCAAGGCAAACCAACAGGAATTTCTTTTAAAGGTATTCCTGGCGGTCACGAATTCACTTCGTTGATCCTTGCTATCCTAAACACTGATGGCAAAGGTAAACTACTAGATAGTTTACTTGCAGACCGCGTAAAGCGTTTGAAAAAAGGCATCACCGTCCAGACGTTCATGTCTTTGACTTGTGAAAACTGCCCTGAAGTTGTTCAAGCTTTGAACTTGATCACCCTTGCTCATGGCAACATGAAGCATGAAGTGATCGACGGCGGCTATGTTCAAGATGAAGTTCAAAAATTGGGTATCCAGGGTGTGCCAAGCTTGGCTGGCAACGGAAAAATGTTTCACTCGGGTCGCATCAGCGTTTTGGACTTGATTGAAAAACTAGAAAAAACATACGGCATCGACGAGAACGCTTCGACGGAGCCTTCTGAACCCGTTAACAAAAACCTGGGTCACTTTGATGTCCTGGTTATTGGTGGCGGTCCCGCAGGAGCGTCAGCCGCGATCTATTCTGTTCGTAAAGGTTTAAGCACAGCTTTGATCACTGAGAAAATCGGTGGCCAAGTTCAAGAAACCAAAGGTATCGAAAACTTGATTGGTGTGACTTACACAGAAGGTCCTCAATTGGCAGCGCAATTGAATCAACACGTGGCAAGCTATCCAGTTCGCGTTTTGGAAAACCGCCGCGTGAAAACGATCAAAACTGAAGGCAAGATCAAAACGGTCGAGCTTGAAAGTGGCGAGCACTTGGTTGCGGATTCCATCATCGTCACAACGGGTGCAAAATGGCGTGAGCTTGGCGTTGAAGGGGAAAAAGAATATATGGG contains these protein-coding regions:
- a CDS encoding trypsin-like serine protease, translating into MMITTPKEVTSDTVTLVGYCITSSNGDDAGYLRMTTKDMDDVSIRSGNLLIIQQPHNGTCSGDSGGTGLCQVGNEMQVAGINSFVEGIEKDPCGYIGGSVYVKSQLTWIRKTIKAL
- a CDS encoding hydrogen peroxide-inducible genes activator; the protein is MKLKVNFSLTQLEYVMAVHKYGHFAKAAEACHVTQPTLSMQIQKLEDELGVVIFDRSKKPILLTDAGKKLISQMQTVLFEARKIESILLEGTKGSRKGTLTVAIIPTIAPYLLPRLLPVCVEMLPDLELNIKEMQTDQIIEALNKDEIDVGVLATPTQIAGMFEYPLYYEPFYVLCDKNHEYAQQKKIKYHSLSMDDIWLLEEGHCLRNQVLDLCSIKKKKGTERKYKFESGSLETLKNLVDLYGGYTLLPQLATHTVGDRSQVVQFERPIPAREIGLVCRREHYKSELVDALGEAILKAIPEDLRKIKPKDLDVLPIA
- the ahpC gene encoding alkyl hydroperoxide reductase subunit C, encoding MQTLINTQVPDFKVQAYHHNDFKTVTSNDIKGKWSIFFFYPADFTFVCPTELGDMADKYADFQKLGVEVYGVSTDTHFTHKAWHDASDTIKKIKYPMLADPTFQLTRAFGVHIEEEGLAYRGTFLVNPAGKIVLAEVQDNGIGRNADELFRKVQAAQYIAANPGEVCPAKWTPGKSTLKPGLDLVGKI
- the ahpF gene encoding alkyl hydroperoxide reductase subunit F encodes the protein MLDQSLREQLVSVFGKLEKPVELIIDNSPHEDHKDLLEMLNDVAETSPNITIKESGNTSPVPAFQIAYQGKPTGISFKGIPGGHEFTSLILAILNTDGKGKLLDSLLADRVKRLKKGITVQTFMSLTCENCPEVVQALNLITLAHGNMKHEVIDGGYVQDEVQKLGIQGVPSLAGNGKMFHSGRISVLDLIEKLEKTYGIDENASTEPSEPVNKNLGHFDVLVIGGGPAGASAAIYSVRKGLSTALITEKIGGQVQETKGIENLIGVTYTEGPQLAAQLNQHVASYPVRVLENRRVKTIKTEGKIKTVELESGEHLVADSIIVTTGAKWRELGVEGEKEYMGRGVAYCPHCDGPFYKGKKVAVIGGGNSGVEAAIDLAGIVREVVVIEYNNELKADRILVDKLKSLPNVSVITGAKTERVLGDGQKVHQLEYTDRTAGKLEKLDLDGVFVQIGLVPNSQFLKGTVELTKFGEIITDEKCRTNVKGIYAAGDVTTTPYKQIVIAMGEGAKAALAAFEDRMYDHA